One window from the genome of Malus domestica chromosome 01, GDT2T_hap1 encodes:
- the LOC114819144 gene encoding protein TOPLESS-RELATED PROTEIN 2-like isoform X1, which produces MSSLSRELVFLILQFLDEEKFKETVHRLEQESGFFFNMKHFEDQVQAGEWDEVERYLCGFTKVEDNRYSMKIFFEIRKQKYLEALDRQDRARAVEILVKDLKVFSSFNEELFKEITQLLSLDNFRQNEQLSKYGDTKSARNIMLIELKKLIEANPLFRDKLAFPAFKSSRLRTLINQSLNWQHQLCKNPRPNPDIKTLFMDHSCTPTANGSRPPPTNSPLVGPIPKAGAFPPIGAHGPFQPVVSPSPGAIAGWMSSTNPSLPHPAVPAAPPGMQPSSAAAFLKHPRTPTGVTGIDYQSADSEHLMKRIRTGQADEVSFSGVMHNSNVYSQDDLPRAVVRTLSQGSNVMSMDFHPQQQTILLVGTNVGDISLWEVGSRERLVHRPFKVWDIQTASTPLQTALVNDAAISVNRCVWAPDGLMLGVAFSKHIVQIYNYNPTGELRQHLEIDAHVGGVNDIAFAHPNKQLCIVTCGDDRVIKVWDAVAGRRQYTFEGHEAPVYSVCPHYKENIQFIFSTAIDGKIKAWLYDCLGSRVDYDAPGLWCTMMLYSADGTRLFSCGTSKDGESHLVEWNESEGAIKRTYSGFRKRCLDVVQFDTTRNRFLAAGDEFQIKFWDMDNTNVLAAVDADGGLPASPRLRFNKEGSLLAVTTNDSGIKILANNDGLRLIRMLEGRAMEKNRGTSEPINSKPLMVNAIGAIVNVPNAVVPSLERPDRIQPVVSISNLGTMENSRLVDVKPRISDDIDKIKSWKFSDVADPSQMKALRLPDSTTAGKLQIVRLIYTNNGLALLALASNAVHKLWKWQRNERNPSGKASAYVAPQLWQPPNGTLMTNDVNDNKPAEESIACIALSKNDSYVMSASGGKVSLFNMMTFKVMTTFVSPPPAATFLAFHPQDNNIIAIGMEDSTILIYNVRVDEVKTKLKGHQNRITGLAFSQILNVLVSSGADTQLCVWSIDGWEKKKTRFIQAPAGRQPPMVGETKVQFHNDHTHLLVAHESQVAVYDCKLECLRSWSPKDALAAPISSAIYSCDGLLVYASFCDGAVGVFDADTLRLRCRVAPTAYIPSFSLSGNPSYPLVIAAHPSEPNQIALGMTDGSVHVVEPSDVELKWGGAPPLENGPSNSSNPSPSGQASEHPSR; this is translated from the exons ATGTCTTCGTTAAGCAGGGAGCTAGTATTCCTGATCTTACAGTTCTTAGATGAGGAGAAGTTCAAGGAAACAGTTCATAG GCTTGAGCAAGAGTCTGGTTTTTTCTTCAATATGAAGCATTTCGAGGACCAAGTCCAGGCTGGAGAGTGGGATGAAGTTGAGCGCTATTTGTGTGGCTTCACTAAAGTTGAAGACAACCGGTATTCAATGAagattttttttgaaattaggAAGCAGAAGTATTTGGAAGCTCTTGACAG GCAGGATAGGGCAAGGGCTGTTGAGATTCTTGTGAAGGACCTTAAGGTTTTTTCATCATTTAATGAGGAACTTTTCAAGGAGATCACCCAGTTGCTTAGTCTTGATAATTTTAG GCAAAATGAGCAGCTTTCCAAGTATGGAGACACAAAATCGGCTCGAAATATCATGCTTATAGAACTTAAAAAGCTCATTGAGGCGAACCCATTATTTCGTGATAAGCTTGCATTCCCAGCCTTCAAAAGTTCGCGTCTTCGAACGTTAATAAACCAGAG TCTCAATTGGCAGCACCAGCTTTGCAAGAATCCCCGTCCAAACCCTGATATTAAAACACTATTTATGGATCATTCTTGCACTCCAACTGCTAACGGATCTCGTCCACCACCCACAAATAGTCCCCTTGTAGGACCAATTCCAAAGGCTGGCGCATTTCCTCCTATTGGTGCCCATGGT CCATTTCAACCCGTTGTCTCCCCATCTCCTGGTGCCATTGCTGGGTGGATGTCAAGCACTAATCCTTCTTTGCCCCACCCTGCTGTTCCAGCAGCTCCTCCTGGTATGCAGCCTTCTAGTGCAGCTGCTTTCTTGAAGCACCCAAGGACCCCTACAGGTGTTACAGGGATTGATTATCAATCAGCTGATTCAGAGCACTTGATGAAGCGCATTCGCACTGGCCAAGCTGATGAG GTGTCCTTTTCTGGTGTGATGCATAATTCCAATGTCTATTCGCAAGATGATCTTCCTAGGGCTGTTGTCCGTACCCTTAGTCAAGGATCTAATGTGATGAGCATGGACTTCCATCCACAACAGCAAACTATTCTTCTAG TTGGAACAAATGTTGGTGATATCAGCCTCTGGGAAGTAGGGTCCCGGGAGAGGTTGGTACATAGGCCTTTCAAGGTTTGGGATATACAAACTGCGTCAACACCATTGCAG ACAGCTCTGGTGAATGATGCTGCAATATCAGTGAATCGTTGTGTATGGGCACCAGATGGACTTATGTTGG GTGTTGCATTCTCTAAGCACATTGTTCAGATATATAATTACAATCCAACTGGAGAACTGAGACAACATTTGGAG ATTGATGCTCATGTCGGCGGTGTTAATGACATTGCATTCGCTCATCCCAACAAGCAACTGTGTATTGTCACGTGTGGAGATGATAGAGTGATTAAG GTATGGGATGCTGTAGCCGGACGCAGACAGTATACATTTGAAGGCCATGAAGCTCCTGTGTATTCAGTGTGCCCTCACTACAAAGAAAATATCCAG TTCATTTTTTCAACTGCCATTGACGGGAAGATTAAAGCTTGGCTATATGATTGCTTGGGATCACGAGTGGACTATGATGCTCCTGGACTTTGGTGCACTATGATGTTGTATAGTGCAGATGGAACCAG ACTCTTTTCCTGTGGAACAAGTAAAGACGGTGAATCCCATCTGGTGGAGTGGAATGAGAGTGAAGGGGCTATCAAACGGACATATTCTGGTTTTAGAAAACGCTGTTTAGATGTTGTTCAGTTTGACACAACAAGGAACCGATTCTTAGCTGCTGGTGATGAATTTCAAATTAAGTTCTGGGATATGGACAATACCAATGTGTTGGCAGCTGTGGATGCAGATGGCGGTTTGCCT GCTAGTCCTAGGCTGAGATTCAATAAAGAAGGGTCACTGTTGGCTGTAACAACGAATGACAGTGGTATTAAGATTTTAGCAAATAATGATGGCTTGCGCTTGATTAGAATGTTAGAGGGAAGGGCTATGGAGAAAAATCGAGGCACTTCTGAGCCCATCAACTCTAAG CCTCTGATGGTTAATGCAATAGGTGCCATTGTGAATGTTCCCAACGCTGTTGTTCCATCCCTGGAACGCCCTGATAGAATACAACCAGTTGTGTCTATCAGTAATCTA GGCACTATGGAGAACAGCAGGCTTGTTGATGTTAAACCACGGATTTCTGATGATATAGACAAAATTAAGAGCTGGAAATTTTCTGATGTTGCGGATCCCTCTCAAATGAAAGCTCTGCGACTGCCCGACTCTACAACTGCTGGAAAG TTGCAGATTGTCAGACTAATTTACACCAACAATGGCCTGGCTCTGTTAGCCCTTGCCTCCAATGCTGTTCACAAGCTCTGGAAATGGCAGCGGAATGAAAGGAATCCATCCGGGAAG gcTAGTGCATACGTTGCACCACAGTTGTGGCAGCCACCCAATGGAACTCTTATGACTAATGATGTAAATGACAATAAACCAGCTGAGGAATCTATTGCGTGCATTGCTTTATCCAAAAATGATTCTTACGTCATGTCTGCATCTGGTGGAAAGGTCTCTTTGTTCAACATGATGACATTTAAG GTCATGACAACATTTGTATCTCCCCCTCCCGCTGCCACTTTTTTGGCATTTCATCCTCAAGACAATAATATAATTGCAATTGGCATGGAGGATTCTACTATATTAATTTATAATGTTAGGGTTGATGAG GTCAAAACCAAACTGAAAGGTCACCAGAATCGGATTACAGGCCTTGCATTTTCCCAAATTCTTAATGTACTGGTATCTTCAGGTGCTGATACCCAG TTATGTGTGTGGAGCATTGATGGAtgggagaaaaagaaaacaaggttCATACAAGCACCAGCTGGTCGTCAACCCCCGATGGTTGGAGAAACAAAAGTTCAGTTTCATAATGATCACACACACCTGTTGGTTGCCCATGAAAGCCAAGTTGCTGTGTACGATTGCAAGCTTGAATGTTTGCGCTCA TGGTCTCCGAAAGATGCACTCGCTGCTCCCATATCAAGTGCAATATATTCATGTGATGGTCTACTGGTTTATGCTTCATTTTGTGACGGTGCTGTTGGAGTTTTTGATGCTGATACCTTAAGACTCAGATGTCGAGTAGCACCTACTGCTTATATACCATCATTTTCTCTCAG CGGAAACCCCAGCTACCCTTTGGTTATAGCAGCTCATCCATCTGAGCCGAATCAGATTGCACTTGGCATGACTGACGGCTCAGTGCATGTAGTTGAACCGTCTGATGTAGAGCTGAAGTGGGGTGGGGCGCCCCCTCTAGAGAATGGCCCTTCCAATTCGTCAAATCCCTCTCCTAGCGGTCAAGCATCTGAACATCCTTCCCGGTGA
- the LOC114819144 gene encoding protein TOPLESS-RELATED PROTEIN 2-like isoform X3: MSSLSRELVFLILQFLDEEKFKETVHRLEQESGFFFNMKHFEDQVQAGEWDEVERYLCGFTKVEDNRYSMKIFFEIRKQKYLEALDRQDRARAVEILVKDLKVFSSFNEELFKEITQLLSLDNFRQNEQLSKYGDTKSARNIMLIELKKLIEANPLFRDKLAFPAFKSSRLRTLINQSLNWQHQLCKNPRPNPDIKTLFMDHSCTPTANGSRPPPTNSPLVGPIPKAGAFPPIGAHGPFQPVVSPSPGAIAGWMSSTNPSLPHPAVPAAPPGMQPSSAAAFLKHPRTPTGVTGIDYQSADSEHLMKRIRTGQADEVSFSGVMHNSNVYSQDDLPRAVVRTLSQGSNVMSMDFHPQQQTILLVGTNVGDISLWEVGSRERLVHRPFKVWDIQTASTPLQTALVNDAAISVNRCVWAPDGLMLGVAFSKHIVQIYNYNPTGELRQHLEIDAHVGGVNDIAFAHPNKQLCIVTCGDDRVIKVWDAVAGRRQYTFEGHEAPVYSVCPHYKENIQFIFSTAIDGKIKAWLYDCLGSRVDYDAPGLWCTMMLYSADGTRLFSCGTSKDGESHLVEWNESEGAIKRTYSGFRKRCLDVVQFDTTRNRFLAAGDEFQIKFWDMDNTNVLAAVDADGGLPASPRLRFNKEGSLLAVTTNDSGIKILANNDGLRLIRMLEGRAMEKNRGTSEPINSKGTMENSRLVDVKPRISDDIDKIKSWKFSDVADPSQMKALRLPDSTTAGKLQIVRLIYTNNGLALLALASNAVHKLWKWQRNERNPSGKASAYVAPQLWQPPNGTLMTNDVNDNKPAEESIACIALSKNDSYVMSASGGKVSLFNMMTFKVMTTFVSPPPAATFLAFHPQDNNIIAIGMEDSTILIYNVRVDEVKTKLKGHQNRITGLAFSQILNVLVSSGADTQLCVWSIDGWEKKKTRFIQAPAGRQPPMVGETKVQFHNDHTHLLVAHESQVAVYDCKLECLRSWSPKDALAAPISSAIYSCDGLLVYASFCDGAVGVFDADTLRLRCRVAPTAYIPSFSLSGNPSYPLVIAAHPSEPNQIALGMTDGSVHVVEPSDVELKWGGAPPLENGPSNSSNPSPSGQASEHPSR, translated from the exons ATGTCTTCGTTAAGCAGGGAGCTAGTATTCCTGATCTTACAGTTCTTAGATGAGGAGAAGTTCAAGGAAACAGTTCATAG GCTTGAGCAAGAGTCTGGTTTTTTCTTCAATATGAAGCATTTCGAGGACCAAGTCCAGGCTGGAGAGTGGGATGAAGTTGAGCGCTATTTGTGTGGCTTCACTAAAGTTGAAGACAACCGGTATTCAATGAagattttttttgaaattaggAAGCAGAAGTATTTGGAAGCTCTTGACAG GCAGGATAGGGCAAGGGCTGTTGAGATTCTTGTGAAGGACCTTAAGGTTTTTTCATCATTTAATGAGGAACTTTTCAAGGAGATCACCCAGTTGCTTAGTCTTGATAATTTTAG GCAAAATGAGCAGCTTTCCAAGTATGGAGACACAAAATCGGCTCGAAATATCATGCTTATAGAACTTAAAAAGCTCATTGAGGCGAACCCATTATTTCGTGATAAGCTTGCATTCCCAGCCTTCAAAAGTTCGCGTCTTCGAACGTTAATAAACCAGAG TCTCAATTGGCAGCACCAGCTTTGCAAGAATCCCCGTCCAAACCCTGATATTAAAACACTATTTATGGATCATTCTTGCACTCCAACTGCTAACGGATCTCGTCCACCACCCACAAATAGTCCCCTTGTAGGACCAATTCCAAAGGCTGGCGCATTTCCTCCTATTGGTGCCCATGGT CCATTTCAACCCGTTGTCTCCCCATCTCCTGGTGCCATTGCTGGGTGGATGTCAAGCACTAATCCTTCTTTGCCCCACCCTGCTGTTCCAGCAGCTCCTCCTGGTATGCAGCCTTCTAGTGCAGCTGCTTTCTTGAAGCACCCAAGGACCCCTACAGGTGTTACAGGGATTGATTATCAATCAGCTGATTCAGAGCACTTGATGAAGCGCATTCGCACTGGCCAAGCTGATGAG GTGTCCTTTTCTGGTGTGATGCATAATTCCAATGTCTATTCGCAAGATGATCTTCCTAGGGCTGTTGTCCGTACCCTTAGTCAAGGATCTAATGTGATGAGCATGGACTTCCATCCACAACAGCAAACTATTCTTCTAG TTGGAACAAATGTTGGTGATATCAGCCTCTGGGAAGTAGGGTCCCGGGAGAGGTTGGTACATAGGCCTTTCAAGGTTTGGGATATACAAACTGCGTCAACACCATTGCAG ACAGCTCTGGTGAATGATGCTGCAATATCAGTGAATCGTTGTGTATGGGCACCAGATGGACTTATGTTGG GTGTTGCATTCTCTAAGCACATTGTTCAGATATATAATTACAATCCAACTGGAGAACTGAGACAACATTTGGAG ATTGATGCTCATGTCGGCGGTGTTAATGACATTGCATTCGCTCATCCCAACAAGCAACTGTGTATTGTCACGTGTGGAGATGATAGAGTGATTAAG GTATGGGATGCTGTAGCCGGACGCAGACAGTATACATTTGAAGGCCATGAAGCTCCTGTGTATTCAGTGTGCCCTCACTACAAAGAAAATATCCAG TTCATTTTTTCAACTGCCATTGACGGGAAGATTAAAGCTTGGCTATATGATTGCTTGGGATCACGAGTGGACTATGATGCTCCTGGACTTTGGTGCACTATGATGTTGTATAGTGCAGATGGAACCAG ACTCTTTTCCTGTGGAACAAGTAAAGACGGTGAATCCCATCTGGTGGAGTGGAATGAGAGTGAAGGGGCTATCAAACGGACATATTCTGGTTTTAGAAAACGCTGTTTAGATGTTGTTCAGTTTGACACAACAAGGAACCGATTCTTAGCTGCTGGTGATGAATTTCAAATTAAGTTCTGGGATATGGACAATACCAATGTGTTGGCAGCTGTGGATGCAGATGGCGGTTTGCCT GCTAGTCCTAGGCTGAGATTCAATAAAGAAGGGTCACTGTTGGCTGTAACAACGAATGACAGTGGTATTAAGATTTTAGCAAATAATGATGGCTTGCGCTTGATTAGAATGTTAGAGGGAAGGGCTATGGAGAAAAATCGAGGCACTTCTGAGCCCATCAACTCTAAG GGCACTATGGAGAACAGCAGGCTTGTTGATGTTAAACCACGGATTTCTGATGATATAGACAAAATTAAGAGCTGGAAATTTTCTGATGTTGCGGATCCCTCTCAAATGAAAGCTCTGCGACTGCCCGACTCTACAACTGCTGGAAAG TTGCAGATTGTCAGACTAATTTACACCAACAATGGCCTGGCTCTGTTAGCCCTTGCCTCCAATGCTGTTCACAAGCTCTGGAAATGGCAGCGGAATGAAAGGAATCCATCCGGGAAG gcTAGTGCATACGTTGCACCACAGTTGTGGCAGCCACCCAATGGAACTCTTATGACTAATGATGTAAATGACAATAAACCAGCTGAGGAATCTATTGCGTGCATTGCTTTATCCAAAAATGATTCTTACGTCATGTCTGCATCTGGTGGAAAGGTCTCTTTGTTCAACATGATGACATTTAAG GTCATGACAACATTTGTATCTCCCCCTCCCGCTGCCACTTTTTTGGCATTTCATCCTCAAGACAATAATATAATTGCAATTGGCATGGAGGATTCTACTATATTAATTTATAATGTTAGGGTTGATGAG GTCAAAACCAAACTGAAAGGTCACCAGAATCGGATTACAGGCCTTGCATTTTCCCAAATTCTTAATGTACTGGTATCTTCAGGTGCTGATACCCAG TTATGTGTGTGGAGCATTGATGGAtgggagaaaaagaaaacaaggttCATACAAGCACCAGCTGGTCGTCAACCCCCGATGGTTGGAGAAACAAAAGTTCAGTTTCATAATGATCACACACACCTGTTGGTTGCCCATGAAAGCCAAGTTGCTGTGTACGATTGCAAGCTTGAATGTTTGCGCTCA TGGTCTCCGAAAGATGCACTCGCTGCTCCCATATCAAGTGCAATATATTCATGTGATGGTCTACTGGTTTATGCTTCATTTTGTGACGGTGCTGTTGGAGTTTTTGATGCTGATACCTTAAGACTCAGATGTCGAGTAGCACCTACTGCTTATATACCATCATTTTCTCTCAG CGGAAACCCCAGCTACCCTTTGGTTATAGCAGCTCATCCATCTGAGCCGAATCAGATTGCACTTGGCATGACTGACGGCTCAGTGCATGTAGTTGAACCGTCTGATGTAGAGCTGAAGTGGGGTGGGGCGCCCCCTCTAGAGAATGGCCCTTCCAATTCGTCAAATCCCTCTCCTAGCGGTCAAGCATCTGAACATCCTTCCCGGTGA
- the LOC114819144 gene encoding protein TOPLESS-RELATED PROTEIN 2-like isoform X2, translating into MSSLSRELVFLILQFLDEEKFKETVHRLEQESGFFFNMKHFEDQVQAGEWDEVERYLCGFTKVEDNRYSMKIFFEIRKQKYLEALDRQDRARAVEILVKDLKVFSSFNEELFKEITQLLSLDNFRQNEQLSKYGDTKSARNIMLIELKKLIEANPLFRDKLAFPAFKSSRLRTLINQSLNWQHQLCKNPRPNPDIKTLFMDHSCTPTANGSRPPPTNSPLVGPIPKAGAFPPIGAHGPFQPVVSPSPGAIAGWMSSTNPSLPHPAVPAAPPGMQPSSAAAFLKHPRTPTGVTGIDYQSADSEHLMKRIRTGQADEVSFSGVMHNSNVYSQDDLPRAVVRTLSQGSNVMSMDFHPQQQTILLVGTNVGDISLWEVGSRERLVHRPFKVWDIQTASTPLQTALVNDAAISVNRCVWAPDGLMLGVAFSKHIVQIYNYNPTGELRQHLEIDAHVGGVNDIAFAHPNKQLCIVTCGDDRVIKVWDAVAGRRQYTFEGHEAPVYSVCPHYKENIQFIFSTAIDGKIKAWLYDCLGSRVDYDAPGLWCTMMLYSADGTRLFSCGTSKDGESHLVEWNESEGAIKRTYSGFRKRCLDVVQFDTTRNRFLAAGDEFQIKFWDMDNTNVLAAVDADGGLPASPRLRFNKEGSLLAVTTNDSGIKILANNDGLRLIRMLEGRAMEKNRGTSEPINSKPLMVNAIGAIVNVPNAVVPSLERPDRIQPVVSISNLGTMENSRLVDVKPRISDDIDKIKSWKFSDVADPSQMKALRLPDSTTAGKIVRLIYTNNGLALLALASNAVHKLWKWQRNERNPSGKASAYVAPQLWQPPNGTLMTNDVNDNKPAEESIACIALSKNDSYVMSASGGKVSLFNMMTFKVMTTFVSPPPAATFLAFHPQDNNIIAIGMEDSTILIYNVRVDEVKTKLKGHQNRITGLAFSQILNVLVSSGADTQLCVWSIDGWEKKKTRFIQAPAGRQPPMVGETKVQFHNDHTHLLVAHESQVAVYDCKLECLRSWSPKDALAAPISSAIYSCDGLLVYASFCDGAVGVFDADTLRLRCRVAPTAYIPSFSLSGNPSYPLVIAAHPSEPNQIALGMTDGSVHVVEPSDVELKWGGAPPLENGPSNSSNPSPSGQASEHPSR; encoded by the exons ATGTCTTCGTTAAGCAGGGAGCTAGTATTCCTGATCTTACAGTTCTTAGATGAGGAGAAGTTCAAGGAAACAGTTCATAG GCTTGAGCAAGAGTCTGGTTTTTTCTTCAATATGAAGCATTTCGAGGACCAAGTCCAGGCTGGAGAGTGGGATGAAGTTGAGCGCTATTTGTGTGGCTTCACTAAAGTTGAAGACAACCGGTATTCAATGAagattttttttgaaattaggAAGCAGAAGTATTTGGAAGCTCTTGACAG GCAGGATAGGGCAAGGGCTGTTGAGATTCTTGTGAAGGACCTTAAGGTTTTTTCATCATTTAATGAGGAACTTTTCAAGGAGATCACCCAGTTGCTTAGTCTTGATAATTTTAG GCAAAATGAGCAGCTTTCCAAGTATGGAGACACAAAATCGGCTCGAAATATCATGCTTATAGAACTTAAAAAGCTCATTGAGGCGAACCCATTATTTCGTGATAAGCTTGCATTCCCAGCCTTCAAAAGTTCGCGTCTTCGAACGTTAATAAACCAGAG TCTCAATTGGCAGCACCAGCTTTGCAAGAATCCCCGTCCAAACCCTGATATTAAAACACTATTTATGGATCATTCTTGCACTCCAACTGCTAACGGATCTCGTCCACCACCCACAAATAGTCCCCTTGTAGGACCAATTCCAAAGGCTGGCGCATTTCCTCCTATTGGTGCCCATGGT CCATTTCAACCCGTTGTCTCCCCATCTCCTGGTGCCATTGCTGGGTGGATGTCAAGCACTAATCCTTCTTTGCCCCACCCTGCTGTTCCAGCAGCTCCTCCTGGTATGCAGCCTTCTAGTGCAGCTGCTTTCTTGAAGCACCCAAGGACCCCTACAGGTGTTACAGGGATTGATTATCAATCAGCTGATTCAGAGCACTTGATGAAGCGCATTCGCACTGGCCAAGCTGATGAG GTGTCCTTTTCTGGTGTGATGCATAATTCCAATGTCTATTCGCAAGATGATCTTCCTAGGGCTGTTGTCCGTACCCTTAGTCAAGGATCTAATGTGATGAGCATGGACTTCCATCCACAACAGCAAACTATTCTTCTAG TTGGAACAAATGTTGGTGATATCAGCCTCTGGGAAGTAGGGTCCCGGGAGAGGTTGGTACATAGGCCTTTCAAGGTTTGGGATATACAAACTGCGTCAACACCATTGCAG ACAGCTCTGGTGAATGATGCTGCAATATCAGTGAATCGTTGTGTATGGGCACCAGATGGACTTATGTTGG GTGTTGCATTCTCTAAGCACATTGTTCAGATATATAATTACAATCCAACTGGAGAACTGAGACAACATTTGGAG ATTGATGCTCATGTCGGCGGTGTTAATGACATTGCATTCGCTCATCCCAACAAGCAACTGTGTATTGTCACGTGTGGAGATGATAGAGTGATTAAG GTATGGGATGCTGTAGCCGGACGCAGACAGTATACATTTGAAGGCCATGAAGCTCCTGTGTATTCAGTGTGCCCTCACTACAAAGAAAATATCCAG TTCATTTTTTCAACTGCCATTGACGGGAAGATTAAAGCTTGGCTATATGATTGCTTGGGATCACGAGTGGACTATGATGCTCCTGGACTTTGGTGCACTATGATGTTGTATAGTGCAGATGGAACCAG ACTCTTTTCCTGTGGAACAAGTAAAGACGGTGAATCCCATCTGGTGGAGTGGAATGAGAGTGAAGGGGCTATCAAACGGACATATTCTGGTTTTAGAAAACGCTGTTTAGATGTTGTTCAGTTTGACACAACAAGGAACCGATTCTTAGCTGCTGGTGATGAATTTCAAATTAAGTTCTGGGATATGGACAATACCAATGTGTTGGCAGCTGTGGATGCAGATGGCGGTTTGCCT GCTAGTCCTAGGCTGAGATTCAATAAAGAAGGGTCACTGTTGGCTGTAACAACGAATGACAGTGGTATTAAGATTTTAGCAAATAATGATGGCTTGCGCTTGATTAGAATGTTAGAGGGAAGGGCTATGGAGAAAAATCGAGGCACTTCTGAGCCCATCAACTCTAAG CCTCTGATGGTTAATGCAATAGGTGCCATTGTGAATGTTCCCAACGCTGTTGTTCCATCCCTGGAACGCCCTGATAGAATACAACCAGTTGTGTCTATCAGTAATCTA GGCACTATGGAGAACAGCAGGCTTGTTGATGTTAAACCACGGATTTCTGATGATATAGACAAAATTAAGAGCTGGAAATTTTCTGATGTTGCGGATCCCTCTCAAATGAAAGCTCTGCGACTGCCCGACTCTACAACTGCTGGAAAG ATTGTCAGACTAATTTACACCAACAATGGCCTGGCTCTGTTAGCCCTTGCCTCCAATGCTGTTCACAAGCTCTGGAAATGGCAGCGGAATGAAAGGAATCCATCCGGGAAG gcTAGTGCATACGTTGCACCACAGTTGTGGCAGCCACCCAATGGAACTCTTATGACTAATGATGTAAATGACAATAAACCAGCTGAGGAATCTATTGCGTGCATTGCTTTATCCAAAAATGATTCTTACGTCATGTCTGCATCTGGTGGAAAGGTCTCTTTGTTCAACATGATGACATTTAAG GTCATGACAACATTTGTATCTCCCCCTCCCGCTGCCACTTTTTTGGCATTTCATCCTCAAGACAATAATATAATTGCAATTGGCATGGAGGATTCTACTATATTAATTTATAATGTTAGGGTTGATGAG GTCAAAACCAAACTGAAAGGTCACCAGAATCGGATTACAGGCCTTGCATTTTCCCAAATTCTTAATGTACTGGTATCTTCAGGTGCTGATACCCAG TTATGTGTGTGGAGCATTGATGGAtgggagaaaaagaaaacaaggttCATACAAGCACCAGCTGGTCGTCAACCCCCGATGGTTGGAGAAACAAAAGTTCAGTTTCATAATGATCACACACACCTGTTGGTTGCCCATGAAAGCCAAGTTGCTGTGTACGATTGCAAGCTTGAATGTTTGCGCTCA TGGTCTCCGAAAGATGCACTCGCTGCTCCCATATCAAGTGCAATATATTCATGTGATGGTCTACTGGTTTATGCTTCATTTTGTGACGGTGCTGTTGGAGTTTTTGATGCTGATACCTTAAGACTCAGATGTCGAGTAGCACCTACTGCTTATATACCATCATTTTCTCTCAG CGGAAACCCCAGCTACCCTTTGGTTATAGCAGCTCATCCATCTGAGCCGAATCAGATTGCACTTGGCATGACTGACGGCTCAGTGCATGTAGTTGAACCGTCTGATGTAGAGCTGAAGTGGGGTGGGGCGCCCCCTCTAGAGAATGGCCCTTCCAATTCGTCAAATCCCTCTCCTAGCGGTCAAGCATCTGAACATCCTTCCCGGTGA